The Arachis duranensis cultivar V14167 chromosome 9, aradu.V14167.gnm2.J7QH, whole genome shotgun sequence genomic sequence aaaaattctaaccAAACCGAACTGAACCAATTTTATGAAAAATCCTAAATTAAACCTACCCCAAGCCCAAATGACCTAACAGCCGTAGCAACAACATAACCCTAACTCTTCTTGCCCCCTTTGCCTCCAATCCTCTGAACCTTCAGCAACGCCTTTTGCTCTCCCTTTACCTTCCTGTTCCTTCTTCTGCTCCGCGCCTCCACCATTGTTGCCGGCCTGCCGCTGGACAACACCAACCCTGACTCGCGTCCCGCGGCCCTGTTCTCTCCTTCTCCCTTCCTCGTAGCACCGCTCTCTCTCCGTCGTCCTTCCCGGCACAGCTCCACGCAACACATCATCGTCCTCTCCCAGCAGCACGCCATCACCATAGAGTATTGGTGTATATATGAAAGGAACCGGATGGTAAGTCAAGTCGGCATCGTGTGTTTCTATTTTTCTGaacataaataaacatttttttttttaaaatccctAAATACTAAGAACCTCTTTCTGGGCTATTGtgttgtgtgtgtgtttttgaTTCAATCGTGTTTGCACATACTTGTCTCTGGTTTTTGCTGTTTGCTTTTTTTGATGGATAAAGGTAAAGCTTCCAAGGAATTAGAAACCTCTCTGCAAAACCTCGATTTGAATCCCCAATCCAACGTCAAGAACAAAATTTCCATTGCAACTAACCACCATCAATTTCAAGGTAATTTGGTTTTGTAtgtaatcaattttattttttcctgaGGTGgggtgttttgtttttgtttgtttattggTAAAGCTTCAAACTTTCTGAGCTCTATGATGAATTGCACTTGCTTTGTTTTTGGGGTATGGTcaatgaaaattagaagaaaaaaagagggaGGGGGGTTGGACAATTAATTAGCTTGTGTGACAATTTCAGATTCAGTTCCAATTTACAGAAAATTTGGGAATGGTGAATAAAATTCATTTGGAGCTTTTATTGAAGTTTGATTCCATATGATTATATACCTGTTTTGATTATGGTAGCTGATGTTGTGAAAGTAGCAGATTGTATACTTAGGGATTTTCCTTTGAGGCTTAGAATCTGTGTTTGTTTATTGTGACTTGTGCTAATGATATTCAAGGAAGTTCAGTTTGAGTTTTGCACCTTAATAGGATTGTTAAAATgtgttttatattatttgatggAGCCAGTATGTATGTTCTTGGTTGTCTTGAGGTTTAGGTAGTTAACTCACGGATCATAGGTTTTGAGCCATGGCAGCGCCTTAATATGGTTCGATTTCGGGATAAAATTATATGCAGGACTACTGCCTAAGAAGATGAAGCCTCCAAGTTTGGTTAGCCTATGCATTGGAGTTATTGGAAAACATTTGGAGGATATTATTACGGATTTGCCGGAGATTGCTATCGGTTTGCCAGCTGAGATAaaggtagttttctagagaaTGATTCTACCTGTTAAATCTATTGATTGGTCATTTATTCATGCATATATTTCTGTAAAGAAAAATTTCGAAGTTGTAGCCTGCGCAATGCGAATGCACGTAAGAAAtgtttgtaaattttttctCTAGGAGAGCCTTTTTgtgggtaaaaaaaaaaaactgcttTATTGCTTAATTTCATGAACAGCTTTATTCTTAAGAATCTTTTATTGTGCTTTGTACGGAAAAAGAGATCATGCATAAGATGCATTCTTACGGTTAAAGAATTAATTCTAAATGATAGACGGCAGTGGCAGCTATTGCGAGACGGAGAAAGTTGTTGAATGATGATGTCCTGATTGCATTAGCTGATACTTCTTGGGAATACCTTGATGTCTCTGGATCAGATGTTTCCGACGTCGGCTTGATTAAAGCAGCCGAAGTATGCAGATCAATTAAAGCTCTGGATATAAGGTATAGGATTATGATTCTGTCGAAACAATTACCAAGCAAACACGTTTGCCGCCGTGTCTAGTgtgcttttttttatattatacttctctctctttttcagaGTCACTTGATATATTGAGACTATTTGCAGCCGATGTACCAAAATCACTGCTACTGGTATATCCGAACTTGTGAAGCACTGCCGTTTATTAGAGACATTGAGATGCGGGTACGTATCTCTCATCATTCATTGATAGTCATATTTCTATGTTATAACGTTTGCCTATTTTCAATGCTCAGAAGTTGAAAACCagaaatattcttaaatggctCATTTTAGTGTCATGTTCATATGCCGGATTTCAATAGTTCGTATAAGTAAATTGAATTCTTTAAAAATGATCAAGATTCATGACATTATTACTTGCTTTTCTGTTCATAATGTCAAGATTTGACTTTGGTGCTTGATTTCTCCTCACAATGGTAACATTCTCTAAACTGGTGACTGGTGAGAGTTGTAGATAGCGAAAAAGTTCTCTCTtaacctttttaaaaaataaagtatattcAGAAAgtggaatttttttttatgtaattgaaGATTTAAGACAAGATTATTGGATAATGTTGCAGAGGGTGTCCGAGGAGCGATCATACAGCTCGGAGGTGCTTGAGTATATTTAAACCGAGGCTGGACTATGTCGAGGAGGATTCCTGGGAGGAGCTCGATACGAAAGAAATTTCAAGTGGCGCGCAATCACTCCGGTGGCTAGTATGGGTATGAACTATTAAATCTTTCTCTTTTGTAATTGAATGCAGATCTTTGTCCTCACTAATGCATGAGTCACGAGACGCTtaattttatggttttcttTCTGCAGCCAAACATCGACAATAATTCGTTAGACGAGATATCTACCGAGTGTCCGCGGATCATAGTGAACCTGAAGTCATCTCCGTTCGGGTTTATGGGAACTCAGGTTCCTTGGGAAGCGTTACGAAATACTGTATTGGATGATGTGGCTGTGAAGGATATTGATCCCAAGACATGGAGAGGGCGTGGTTTTGCAGTGAAGCCCGCTTCGCCCTCTCCTTCAACCTCCCCTGAATTATCAGTGGCCGAGAAATTCCGGCTCGCCTTTGAGGAAAGGGACAACCGGTTAGCTCCAAAGCGAGCGAAAAATGCACGGCAACACCAGCGTCGCGCAGTGCGAGAGTTGATGTTGATGagcacaagggctaaggcaaTGGTCTTGGCTTCACAAGCAAGCAAGTCTCTTCACAGCAGAAGCTCATAAAATTATCAGATCATGTGGTGTTTTATTACTCTGTATATATGTAAGAAATTTCAATAGTTCTTcactaaatttttagaaaatttccTTCAACAAGTTGGAAACATCACAGGCTTGAGATGAATGGAGGTGTGAGGTTTTGACAAAAGTGCAAATTTATTTGCATGCTGCTTGGTTTTGatgaaattgataaatttaagaTGAAATCTAAACAGAGTACTCAGATAATTCAATATCCATTCTCTAGAGactattaacaattttttttcttttaatgtcaaatttacaataataaattaGCAAATGCTTGGTTTATATTCTTGTTATGGAGTTGTAAAAGCAAAGATCAAACATGACAACACAAAATATCACACATTGTTTGTACATAATAATAatgagaaatataaaaattaaaaaatattgagttCAATcgcatatttatttttatttcttccaGTATTTTCTAATTCGGTATTAGGCTGTGTTTGTTTCTGAAAACAGGATAAGACAAACTCTAAGAACAAGATATAAAGGccagaaatataaaattttgtattattctatttggtgataaattagaacaaaggatgaaaatataatttattctcatttttttattcaaaaaatttgagacgaaaatataataataaaaaagtataattataaaaaattaacaagaataatgaaagaaaaaataaaaaataagttgtgttttTTGTTAGTGTCTTCATGTCTTTTTtggacacaaaatacaataattcACTATTCTTTGGACATATTGTCTTTGTCTATATCTCCTTTGTCAAATacaattttgtgtttttgtctAAGTGTCTTGTCTCTTCAACAAAAACAGCCTTAATAGCTAGTTTATTgtaaatttaaactttatttaagagtatattattattcaatgaataaattaattatttaactaactCAAATCGGTGAAttatagaaacaaaattatatattcatgtattaatacaataataaaataatattttatgtaatgatgccctaaaaaataaaatttaattgaaaaaatcgTAAAAAATGTTTTACaaaatgacaaaattaaactcaaaaaatataaCCACCTAGTCGTGAAGGCagtataaatttaaaacttttaatttttgtaaacttttttttcaattactaGTTAatattagtcaccaaaaaaaaattactagttAATATTAAGCTGAAGCTTAGAAGCAAGCAAGGCAGAAGAGTAGTAGTAGTAACTAGAAACACACCAAGATGTGGAAGAGAGCCTTCGTCGGCGCCGCCACGGCCGCCGCCGCCGCCCTCCGCCGTCCATTCCCCTCGTTAATCCGCGGCGCCACCAGCAGCTCATCGTCCAACTCAATCTCTTCTGCCGTTAACTCGATGCTCCTCCGCTCCCTCAAAGACCACTATCTCGAAGTCGCCAAAATGAACATGCCCCCTGTAATGCTCTcttcttaaaccctaaacctctcAAATtaggttttatttatttatttattttctgatTCGTTATTTGTCGCAGAAAGTTGGACCTCCATCGCCGTTCACGATCGTAAAAGGCGCACTCGATTCTAACGGCCCCGTGCTGAAGCGGAACTACGGCGACGAAGAGATCACAATCTACGTCATGCGCTTGGCCGCCAACGACGACGAAGACGGCGacggcggcggcggcggcggaGTCATTGATCAACTGTTCATTCACGTGGATGTGTCGAAACCAAATCAGAACGAATGCTTGATGTTTCTGTGCGGATTATACGAAGATGCTCTGGGGATTCACTCAGTTTCAATGAGACCTAAGCTTCAAGAATCTGGTGGCGGTTACCTCCTCGTTCCTTCGCAATACGCTGGTCCATCTTTTGCGTAAGTtcacaatttttcttttttaaatgttataCCTTAAAAGTTTGTGTTTTTGGTTCAGTTCCTTTGCTAGGGCATGAAATGATGCAGCTAATTGTTTAATGATGTTAGTTTAAGCTCATTAGGAAGGTAATCAAACTCTGGTGTTCACAGGAACTGGAAAATTGAATTGCTGAACTCAAATTGTAAGCTCTTAAGAGTTTACTAGTAAAATTGTTACCTTGATTTGGGGACCTAAGCTTGTTATCAGTTTGATAAGCTTGCTAATTAGGGTTGGTTTTAGGTGGCAAATTAAcaattttaccttttaaaaTCGTAGGCAGCCTTTCATCTACTTGGATAAATGTTGAAGAGTTTCTAGTCTAAGATAACAGAGAAACTTAAGTATTAGTCTTCTAAAAGAAAAAGGGTGCCTATTTTCTTGTTACTATGCCCTAAGGCAAGGAGGAGTTTGGTCGAATTGGAAGGGATGAAGCTTGTGTAGTGTGATGCATTAGTGGCGTTGTAAAGCTTAGACAAAGATTGTTTAATGTCTTTTGCCAGAGTAACACTGGATTCCAAAACATGCCAACTCATTACCCCGTTCACAGAGATAATTCCAGGGGCAAACGTGAGTCACAATTGCATATTTGGGGGACTAGATTAGGTAAATTGAAATTTGGGGGTTGAAAATGAGGCCGGGCTCTAATTTCACGGGAGCCAAAATGGGTATTAACTCGCCACATAGAAGAAGCATTCATTTTGGTTTAGAGTTTGTATGGTCTTATTCCATATAGTTTAGGGCAAATTACATTTACATGATCACCTCCTCTAAGGTTTCACGAAATTCGACTGGATTCTCCCCTATTTATGAAAACCTGTGCTAATTTCCCTCCAAGACTTAAGAAAATAATGTAGTTCTAACTAAAACACAAACCAGAGCTAGGTGGAAATCAATGGCACTTGAACGAATAGGAGAGTCGGGTTGAATTTTAGCAAACCTCAAGAAAGATTAATGCAAatgtaaattttgaaattttatattttgatgttTGTAAGTGAGAATGGTTCATGCTATATTTGACTGATGAACTGTGTGAACTGACAGAGACTTAGATGAATCCATGAGGGATGCATTTCACAGTTACATAGAGGAGAGAGGAATAAACGATCTCTTCAAGTTTCTACAAGCATGGCTCTATGTTAAAGAACATCGAAATCTATTGCGTTGGTTCAAAACCATGGGCTTGTTCATTGATGGCAAGAAGCCTCCTACGCCTTCCTCCTAATCCTCTCTGTTAGAGcatgtatttttgaaattgactCGTATAGTGTTCAGTTTTCACaatatgaaattatgaatttagaacttgttgagttttgattatatcttattttttNNNNNNNNNNNNNNNNNNNNNNNNNNNNNNNNNNNNNNNNNNNNNNNNNNNNNNNNNNNNNNNNNNNNNNNNNNNNNNNNNNNNNNNNNNNNNNNNNNNNNNNNNNNNNNNNNNNNNNNNNNNNNNNNNNNNNNNNNNNNNNATTAATAATCTATCCACAAGTAGCTCATAAGCTAACTTGATTTATTTATTGCAAGCTAAGCTTAAATGGATATTATCCTCGTGTATGTTCTGCTTCAATTCAATTTGGAGTTGGAGGTGTGACTATAATCACTGCAGATAAATTATCCCTTGGGTGTGGCATTGCCATAACATGTCCTTCAGGAACTGAAGACGCAACCCAACATGAAACATGAACAGGTTTGTTTGCTTCACAAAATGCTACATTGTACAATCCAAACTCGTTCCACGTTGCTAGGGAGATTTGATATTTGAGACCCAACCTCTTAACATTGTTTCCACCATTATTTGAGCAGCTTTCAATTGTGATGACCCCACTTGATGATGAGGATGAGTGTTTCTTCacaaggaaagaaaattttgaacccATTTGTATGTTATGTTTTTGTTCTAAGTTTTTAACACAAAGCATGGCTAACTCCCTCCATGTTTCTTGATTGATACTCATGATCATCACATCAGTGGTGGAAGTGATCTTGAAAATCATGCTTTCTGCTCGCTTTCTGCTGAATGTGCGGCTGATTACATGGCTGGGGAGAACCTCATGATCTTTCACTAAAGGGTGGATAAATATGGATTTCTTAATTTCTCCATTTTGGGGTAACATTTCTTGGTATATCTCTGTCCATTTCTTGAGGAAGTTGTCAACTGCCAAAACCTCTGTCAATAAGAAGAGGCTGCAGCTAATGCCAATTGAGTACCCTCCACATTCAAACTTAGTCACCTAAGACAGTGAGTGGGGAAAAACATATCACTttcaataaaatattcaaaacatTTGAATTTCATGATATGAGATGTTAACTTTGAATTTCAGTTGGCTGAAAAATGAACGAGGAAAGAAAAATGGTAAGTCAGCTTACATTTTAGGTTtccattataataatataaaaagtacagagaattaatttttaaatagtcGAAATTaatccatttttttattattaaaatatttttttgctttattttttgggaatttaggatttaatattaaaattttggattaaaatttaaaattaaaaaaattaattgatgtcGATGGAAAAAGTAATATAATTTGAACAACTCGAATAagcaacttttttttatatggcCTCCTGTAGTCCTATGCAAATATGCATGTAAGGGCTTATCGAGTAGTCACACTCACTAAAGTTGTTAAATGGACTAGCTAGTACGATCTATCTAGattcaatttatcttttttttttttttgggtcaagAGATTCAATTTATCTATATCCCCAGGTTATACAAATTGACTAAATGTTTTGTTCATGGGCATAAATTTTCAGTCCAAATCCTTTATGGTCAACCCAACAAATTAAATGGGATGGCATATTTTACTTTGCAtttgtctttttaaaaaatcattcttGTAAAGAATATTGACAAAAAGATAGATAACGAAGGACCAGGTGCTTGCCGAGTCTGAACAATAACGAAGGAGAGCCCCATGAGAGGTGGCTTTGTGAGAGGGGGAGCTGCTAGACCGCATGGGCCAAGGCTGAGCGCAAGATCGGAAGGAGAGCTGCTACACAGGTCTTCGAAGAAGGTGAGAAAGATAGTAGAAGATGAAGAATTTACGGGAAATTCTACACCAGTAGCCAGAAAAGAAGATTGGatggaagaagaaaggggtactGAAGGAGCAGAAGCAGACATACATGTAATCGGAGTGATGAGAACAAACAATGAAGAAAACAGCAAGAGATCCTTTGCCCAAGCTGTCAGGGCAGGAAAAGCACAACAAGGGGGAAATGGAAAGGAAGTAGAGAAGGAGTCTCAGGAGGacaaaatggaagaagaaagtGCTGAGGAGAGTGATGAAGAGCAGGAAATCAGCATTGAAAAAACTGAAAATGGGGTATACAATCTGGTGATTAGCGaatctttgaaaaaagaaatatgCAAAGAATGGTGGGAATCAATCATAGTTAAGCTCCTGGGAAGGAGAATTTCTCTTGTGGCGCTCAAAAGAAGACTAGAGACAATGTGGGGGAAGAACGGCAGC encodes the following:
- the LOC107467413 gene encoding uncharacterized protein LOC107467413 isoform X1; translated protein: MDKGKASKELETSLQNLDLNPQSNVKNKISIATNHHQFQGLLPKKMKPPSLVSLCIGVIGKHLEDIITDLPEIAIGLPAEIKTAVAAIARRRKLLNDDVLIALADTSWEYLDVSGSDVSDVGLIKAAEVCRSIKALDISRCTKITATGISELVKHCRLLETLRCGGCPRSDHTARRCLSIFKPRLDYVEEDSWEELDTKEISSGAQSLRWLVWPNIDNNSLDEISTECPRIIVNLKSSPFGFMGTQVPWEALRNTVLDDVAVKDIDPKTWRGRGFAVKPASPSPSTSPELSVAEKFRLAFEERDNRLAPKRAKNARQHQRRAVRELMLMSTRAKAMVLASQASKSLHSRSS
- the LOC107467413 gene encoding uncharacterized protein LOC107467413 isoform X2 — encoded protein: MKPPSLVSLCIGVIGKHLEDIITDLPEIAIGLPAEIKTAVAAIARRRKLLNDDVLIALADTSWEYLDVSGSDVSDVGLIKAAEVCRSIKALDISRCTKITATGISELVKHCRLLETLRCGGCPRSDHTARRCLSIFKPRLDYVEEDSWEELDTKEISSGAQSLRWLVWPNIDNNSLDEISTECPRIIVNLKSSPFGFMGTQVPWEALRNTVLDDVAVKDIDPKTWRGRGFAVKPASPSPSTSPELSVAEKFRLAFEERDNRLAPKRAKNARQHQRRAVRELMLMSTRAKAMVLASQASKSLHSRSS
- the LOC107467415 gene encoding uncharacterized protein At2g39795, mitochondrial isoform X1, giving the protein MWKRAFVGAATAAAAALRRPFPSLIRGATSSSSSNSISSAVNSMLLRSLKDHYLEVAKMNMPPKVGPPSPFTIVKGALDSNGPVLKRNYGDEEITIYVMRLAANDDEDGDGGGGGGVIDQLFIHVDVSKPNQNECLMFLCGLYEDALGIHSVSMRPKLQESGGGYLLVPSQYAGPSFADLDESMRDAFHSYIEERGINDLFKFLQAWLYVKEHRNLLRWFKTMGLFIDGKKPPTPSS
- the LOC107467415 gene encoding uncharacterized protein At2g39795, mitochondrial isoform X3, whose protein sequence is MWKRAFVGAATAAAALRRPFPSLIRGATSSSSSNSISSAVNSMLLRSLKDHYLEVAKMNMPPKVGPPSPFTIVKGALDSNGPVLKRNYGDEEITIYVMRLAANDDEDGDGGGGGGVIDQLFIHVDVSKPNQNECLMFLCGLYEDALGIHSVSMRPKLQESGGGYLLVPSQYAGPSFADLDESMRDAFHSYIEERGINDLFKFLQAWLYVKEHRNLLRWFKTMGLFIDGKKPPTPSS